Proteins encoded within one genomic window of Sphingomonas sp. KRR8:
- the bioB gene encoding biotin synthase BioB → MRTDWTRAEIAHLFDLPFTDLVFRAAEMHRKHHAAGEVQLCTLLSIKTGGCPEDCGYCSQSAFAQSGLKAEKLMDVDAVLAAAADAKAAGSQRFCMGAAWREPKDRDMASVCSMVAGVKAMGLETCMTLGMLTGEQARALRQAGLDYYNHNIDTSPEHYGEIISTRTFQERLDTLEEVREAGISVCCGGIVGMGERREDRVGFLHALATLPRHPESVPINALVPVKGTVLGDMYAGERLIDDIEFVRTVAVARITMPRSMVRLSAGRESMSEATQALCFLAGANSIFTGEKLLTTANAGDSKDAALFAKLGLRPMQAQEPMRALEAAE, encoded by the coding sequence ATGCGTACCGACTGGACCCGCGCGGAAATCGCGCACCTTTTCGATCTCCCCTTCACCGACCTCGTCTTTCGAGCGGCCGAGATGCATCGCAAGCATCACGCAGCGGGCGAAGTGCAGCTGTGCACCTTGCTGTCGATCAAGACGGGCGGCTGTCCCGAGGACTGCGGTTATTGCTCGCAGTCGGCGTTCGCCCAATCCGGGCTCAAGGCCGAGAAGTTGATGGACGTGGACGCGGTGCTCGCCGCCGCTGCCGACGCCAAGGCTGCGGGCTCACAGCGCTTCTGCATGGGTGCGGCGTGGCGGGAGCCGAAGGACCGCGACATGGCCTCGGTCTGCTCGATGGTGGCGGGCGTGAAAGCGATGGGACTTGAGACCTGCATGACCCTTGGCATGCTGACCGGCGAGCAGGCGCGCGCGCTCAGGCAAGCCGGCCTCGACTATTACAATCACAACATCGACACCTCGCCCGAACATTATGGCGAGATCATCTCGACCCGGACCTTCCAGGAGCGGCTCGACACGCTGGAGGAAGTGCGCGAGGCGGGCATCAGCGTGTGCTGCGGCGGTATCGTCGGAATGGGTGAGCGGCGCGAGGATCGGGTCGGCTTCCTCCACGCACTCGCCACCCTGCCGCGCCATCCCGAGAGCGTGCCGATCAATGCGCTGGTACCGGTTAAGGGCACCGTGCTGGGTGACATGTACGCCGGTGAGCGGCTGATCGACGACATCGAGTTCGTCCGCACGGTGGCGGTGGCGCGGATCACCATGCCACGGTCGATGGTTCGGCTGTCCGCCGGCCGCGAAAGCATGAGCGAGGCGACCCAGGCGCTCTGCTTCCTGGCGGGCGCGAACAGCATCTTCACCGGTGAAAAGCTGCTCACCACGGCGAACGCCGGCGACAGCAAGGATGCTGCCCTATTCGCCAAGCTGGGGCTGCGGCCGATGCAGGCACAGGAGCCGATGCGCGCATTGGAGGCGGCGGAATGA
- a CDS encoding carboxyl transferase domain-containing protein has translation MSAPRIDTKVQLDSAEAQARARHNRALADKLRADVAQAALGGTEKSRERHVSRGKLLPRDRVERLLDPGSPFLEIGQLAANDLYDGEVPGAGMIAGIGRVAGRQVMIVCNDATVKGGTYYPLTVKKHLRAQEIAQENRLPCIYLVDSGGANLPHQAEVFPDRDHFGRIFFNQANMSALGIPQIACVMGSCTAGGAYVPAMSDESVIVRNQGTIFLAGPPLVKAATGEEISAEDLGGGDLHARKSGVVDHLAENDEHALTIVRDIVSTLPMQQPLLQVREPRSPAFDPEELYSIIPEDVRAPYDVHEVIARIVDASEFHEFKPLYGTSLVCGFAHIWGMPVAILANNGVLFSESAVKGAHFIELACQRRVPLLFLQNISGFMVGGKYEAEGIAKHGAKLVTAVATASVPKVTVLIGGSFGAGNYGMAGRAYSPRFLFSWPNSRISVMGGEQAASVLATVHRDADKWTPQEAEAFKQPIRDDYEAQGNPWHATARLWDDGIIDPAQTRDVLGLAFAACLNAPIPERPQFGVFRM, from the coding sequence ATGAGTGCCCCGCGCATCGACACCAAGGTTCAGCTCGACAGCGCGGAGGCCCAGGCCCGGGCGCGCCATAATCGCGCGCTTGCCGATAAATTACGGGCCGATGTCGCCCAGGCGGCGCTTGGCGGGACGGAGAAGAGTCGCGAGCGGCACGTCAGCCGGGGCAAGCTTCTACCCCGCGATCGCGTGGAGCGGTTGCTGGATCCCGGCTCACCCTTCCTTGAGATCGGGCAGCTTGCGGCCAACGACCTGTATGATGGCGAAGTGCCTGGCGCGGGCATGATTGCCGGCATTGGCCGCGTCGCCGGTCGGCAGGTGATGATCGTCTGCAACGACGCGACGGTGAAGGGCGGGACCTACTATCCGCTGACCGTCAAGAAGCACCTCCGCGCGCAAGAGATCGCGCAGGAGAACCGGCTTCCCTGCATCTACCTGGTCGACAGCGGCGGTGCGAACCTGCCGCATCAGGCCGAGGTCTTCCCTGACCGCGACCATTTCGGCCGGATCTTCTTCAATCAGGCTAATATGAGCGCGCTAGGCATTCCGCAGATCGCCTGCGTGATGGGCAGCTGCACGGCGGGCGGGGCCTATGTCCCGGCGATGAGCGACGAGAGCGTGATCGTTCGCAATCAGGGCACCATCTTCCTCGCTGGTCCGCCCCTGGTGAAAGCCGCGACCGGAGAGGAGATCAGCGCGGAGGATCTGGGCGGCGGCGACCTTCACGCGCGCAAGTCGGGCGTGGTCGATCACCTCGCTGAAAATGACGAGCACGCGCTGACCATCGTGCGCGACATCGTATCGACCCTGCCTATGCAGCAGCCCCTGCTGCAGGTGCGCGAGCCCCGCTCGCCGGCGTTCGACCCAGAAGAGCTTTACTCCATTATCCCCGAGGACGTTCGTGCGCCTTATGACGTGCACGAGGTCATCGCGCGGATCGTCGATGCCTCCGAGTTTCACGAATTCAAGCCGCTTTACGGCACCTCGCTAGTTTGCGGTTTCGCGCACATCTGGGGAATGCCGGTGGCAATTCTCGCCAACAACGGCGTCCTGTTCAGCGAAAGCGCGGTCAAGGGCGCGCACTTCATCGAGCTCGCCTGCCAGCGCCGCGTGCCGCTGCTGTTCCTGCAGAACATTTCGGGCTTCATGGTCGGCGGCAAATATGAGGCGGAGGGAATCGCCAAGCATGGCGCCAAGCTGGTCACCGCTGTCGCCACGGCGAGCGTGCCGAAGGTCACCGTGCTGATCGGCGGCAGCTTTGGCGCGGGGAATTACGGCATGGCCGGGCGGGCTTACAGCCCACGGTTTTTGTTCAGCTGGCCCAACAGCCGGATCAGCGTGATGGGCGGCGAGCAGGCGGCCAGCGTTCTCGCCACCGTTCACCGCGACGCCGACAAGTGGACGCCGCAAGAGGCCGAAGCCTTCAAGCAGCCGATCCGCGACGATTACGAAGCGCAGGGCAATCCCTGGCACGCAACCGCGCGGCTGTGGGACGACGGCATCATCGACCCCGCCCAAACGCGCGACGTTCTCGGCCTCGCCTTCGCCGCCTGCTTAAACGCACCCATTCCGGAGCGTCCGCAGTTCGGCGTGTTCCGGATGTGA
- a CDS encoding M13 family metallopeptidase, translating into MTSRLLLLAVSAAALSACSMASNDANQANAARPAQGTGAGIALGSLDKSVKPGDDFYQFANGTWMKQTQIPADRSSVGGFYIADQQRERQTREMLDQILKANPAANTNDGRIAAFYKAYLDTNAIDQAGMRPAQADLAAIAGIADKKALATAIGRTLRADVDPMNATKFQTDNLFGIFVTQGLSTPGETLPYILQGGLGMPEREYYLSADPKMAALRPQYRNYIETVMKAAGAADPKASADRIMALETKIAQAHATREESEDFTKGAGVWTRAELEQKAPGLDWGALLEAAQLGGAQKFEAYHAGAIPKLAALVGSEPLESWKDWLAFHTLNQQASVLPKPIRDANFAFFGTALNGTPQQLSRDRLALNAVSSQLQDAVGKAYVDRYFPASAKAEVQQMVTNIKAAFAKRVQAIDWMAPSTKQEALKKVETIVVGVGYPDSWRDYGSLNLGASAYDNLNQTRLAEYRHQIGKIGKPMDRSEWWMPPQLVNAVNLPVQNALNFPAAILQKPFFDPSADAAFNYGAIGSVIGHEISHSFDNNGAMFDSTGAMRNWWTPQDFARFSAAGQALAKQYDGYEALPGLHVNGKLTLGENIADVSGLAAAYDAYHASLAGKVAPVIDGYSGDQRFFIAYAQSWATKMRPEALRGRIATDGHAPGQFRALTVRNIDPWYSAFAVQQGQKLYLAPNQRVKIW; encoded by the coding sequence ATGACGTCTCGCCTCTTGCTTCTTGCCGTTTCCGCCGCCGCCTTGAGCGCCTGCAGCATGGCGTCGAACGATGCCAATCAGGCCAATGCCGCCAGGCCCGCTCAGGGCACCGGCGCCGGCATCGCGCTTGGCTCGCTCGACAAGTCGGTCAAGCCGGGGGACGACTTCTACCAGTTCGCCAACGGCACCTGGATGAAGCAGACGCAGATTCCCGCTGATCGGTCGAGCGTAGGCGGCTTCTACATCGCCGACCAGCAGCGCGAGCGGCAGACCCGTGAGATGCTGGACCAGATCCTCAAGGCCAATCCCGCGGCCAACACCAACGACGGCCGCATCGCCGCGTTCTACAAGGCCTACCTCGACACCAATGCCATTGACCAGGCGGGCATGCGACCGGCGCAGGCGGACCTCGCCGCGATTGCCGGTATTGCCGACAAGAAGGCGCTCGCGACCGCGATCGGCAGGACGCTGCGGGCCGACGTCGATCCGATGAACGCCACCAAGTTCCAGACCGACAATCTATTCGGCATCTTCGTGACTCAGGGGTTGAGCACACCGGGCGAGACGCTGCCCTATATCCTGCAGGGCGGCCTCGGCATGCCCGAGCGCGAATATTATCTCTCCGCTGATCCGAAGATGGCGGCCCTGCGCCCGCAGTACCGCAACTACATCGAGACGGTCATGAAGGCGGCCGGCGCGGCCGACCCCAAGGCGTCCGCCGACCGCATCATGGCGCTCGAGACAAAGATCGCGCAGGCGCACGCCACGCGCGAAGAGAGCGAGGACTTCACCAAGGGCGCGGGGGTCTGGACCCGCGCCGAGCTCGAACAGAAGGCCCCCGGCCTCGACTGGGGAGCTTTGCTCGAGGCGGCGCAACTCGGCGGCGCGCAAAAGTTCGAAGCCTATCACGCCGGCGCCATTCCCAAGCTCGCCGCGCTGGTCGGATCCGAACCGCTCGAAAGCTGGAAGGACTGGCTGGCATTCCACACGCTGAACCAGCAGGCGTCGGTCCTGCCCAAGCCGATCCGCGACGCCAACTTCGCCTTCTTCGGCACGGCTCTCAACGGCACGCCGCAACAGCTCTCGCGCGACCGGCTGGCGCTCAATGCGGTCAGCAGTCAGCTGCAGGACGCCGTCGGCAAGGCCTATGTTGACCGCTACTTCCCTGCCTCGGCGAAGGCGGAGGTCCAGCAGATGGTCACCAACATCAAGGCGGCGTTCGCGAAGCGCGTTCAGGCGATCGACTGGATGGCGCCCTCGACCAAGCAGGAAGCGCTCAAGAAGGTCGAAACGATCGTGGTCGGCGTCGGCTACCCCGACAGCTGGCGCGACTATGGCTCCCTCAACCTGGGTGCCAGCGCTTACGACAATCTCAATCAGACCAGGCTCGCTGAATACCGCCACCAGATTGGAAAGATCGGCAAGCCGATGGACCGCAGCGAATGGTGGATGCCACCGCAGCTGGTGAACGCAGTGAACCTGCCGGTTCAGAATGCGCTCAACTTCCCGGCTGCGATCCTGCAGAAGCCCTTCTTCGATCCGTCGGCCGACGCTGCCTTCAACTATGGTGCGATCGGCTCCGTGATCGGCCATGAGATCAGCCATAGTTTCGACAACAACGGAGCGATGTTCGACAGCACCGGCGCGATGCGCAACTGGTGGACGCCGCAGGACTTCGCGCGCTTCTCGGCTGCGGGTCAGGCGCTGGCCAAGCAATATGACGGCTACGAAGCCCTGCCCGGACTGCACGTGAACGGCAAGCTGACACTCGGTGAGAACATCGCCGACGTGAGCGGCCTAGCCGCGGCATACGATGCCTATCACGCATCCCTTGCCGGCAAGGTCGCGCCGGTGATCGACGGGTATAGCGGCGATCAGCGTTTCTTCATCGCCTACGCGCAAAGCTGGGCGACCAAGATGCGGCCAGAGGCGCTTCGCGGGCGGATTGCTACGGACGGCCATGCCCCCGGTCAGTTCCGTGCGTTGACAGTACGCAACATTGATCCCTGGTACTCGGCGTTTGCAGTGCAGCAGGGTCAGAAGCTCTATCTCGCACCCAATCAGCGCGTGAAGATCTGGTAA
- a CDS encoding DMT family protein, which produces MPTVLLLICSNIFMTVAWYWHLKGGMTKPLLVVILISWAIALVEYCFAVPANRIGYAQGWSGAQLKIVQEAITLTVFGAFMILVLGEPLHWRHFAAFACLMGAVAFLFAGK; this is translated from the coding sequence ATGCCGACGGTCCTGCTGCTCATCTGCTCCAACATCTTCATGACCGTCGCTTGGTACTGGCACCTCAAGGGCGGGATGACCAAACCGTTATTGGTGGTCATCCTGATCAGTTGGGCTATCGCGCTGGTCGAATATTGCTTCGCCGTTCCTGCCAACCGGATCGGCTATGCGCAGGGCTGGAGCGGCGCGCAGCTCAAGATCGTGCAGGAGGCGATTACGCTGACCGTCTTCGGCGCTTTCATGATTCTGGTGCTGGGCGAACCGCTGCACTGGCGTCACTTCGCCGCGTTCGCCTGCCTGATGGGCGCCGTCGCCTTTCTGTTCGCCGGCAAATAG
- a CDS encoding HPF/RaiA family ribosome-associated protein, which produces MFVEFNRDNQVSEGEASQEQVEEIVNRRLSRIAGRVTSAEVHIGHVKESRTNNPEFRCSIEVRPENLGAVAASAEGVGIEAVVRSACDKVLHAYDKVIGKQQAAG; this is translated from the coding sequence GTGTTCGTTGAATTCAACCGAGACAATCAGGTGAGCGAGGGCGAAGCCTCGCAGGAGCAAGTCGAGGAAATCGTCAATCGCCGGCTCAGTCGGATCGCTGGCCGGGTCACCAGCGCCGAGGTCCACATCGGACACGTCAAGGAAAGCCGCACCAACAATCCCGAGTTCCGCTGCTCCATCGAAGTCCGACCCGAGAACCTTGGCGCCGTCGCGGCATCAGCGGAAGGTGTCGGCATTGAGGCGGTGGTCCGGTCCGCCTGCGACAAGGTGCTGCACGCCTACGACAAGGTCATCGGCAAGCAGCAGGCCGCCGGTTAG
- a CDS encoding isovaleryl-CoA dehydrogenase: MSAPTLEFDLGEMADTIRDSTQRFATDKIQPLAVEIDRDDRFPIELWPQMGELGLHGITVEEEWGGLGLGYLEHVVAQEEIARASASVGLSYGAHSNLCVNQIRRWANDEQKRKYLPGLIDGTKVGALAMSEAGAGSDVVSMKLRAEKSGNGYRLNGTKFWITNGAYADVLVVYAKTAPEEGSRGITTFLIEKGMEGFSIGQKIDKVGMRGSPTSELVFDDCFVPAENIMGPENGGVGVLMSGLDYERTVLAGIQLGIMQACLDVVIPFVRVRKQFGKPIGSFQLMQAKIADMYVALNSARAYVYQVAKACDAGKTTRFDAAGAILLASESAVKVALEAVQALGGAGYTKDWPVERFMRDAKLLDIGAGTNEVRRMLIGRELIGA; the protein is encoded by the coding sequence ATGTCCGCACCCACCCTAGAGTTCGACCTTGGCGAGATGGCCGACACCATCCGCGATTCCACCCAGCGCTTCGCGACCGACAAGATCCAGCCCCTGGCGGTCGAGATCGACCGGGATGACCGCTTCCCGATCGAGCTCTGGCCGCAGATGGGCGAACTCGGCTTGCATGGGATCACGGTCGAGGAGGAATGGGGCGGGCTCGGGCTCGGCTACCTGGAGCATGTGGTCGCACAGGAAGAGATCGCACGGGCGTCGGCTTCCGTAGGCCTGAGCTACGGTGCCCATTCCAACCTGTGTGTGAACCAGATCCGCCGCTGGGCGAATGACGAGCAGAAGCGCAAATACCTGCCTGGCCTGATCGACGGCACCAAGGTCGGCGCGCTTGCGATGAGCGAAGCAGGGGCGGGGTCCGACGTCGTATCGATGAAGCTCCGCGCGGAGAAGAGCGGCAACGGCTATCGCCTGAACGGAACCAAGTTCTGGATCACCAACGGCGCTTATGCCGACGTGCTGGTGGTCTATGCCAAGACTGCGCCGGAAGAGGGTAGTCGGGGGATCACCACCTTCCTGATCGAGAAGGGAATGGAGGGTTTCTCCATTGGCCAGAAGATCGACAAGGTCGGAATGCGCGGTTCGCCCACCTCCGAGCTGGTGTTCGACGATTGCTTCGTTCCGGCCGAGAACATCATGGGCCCGGAGAACGGTGGCGTCGGCGTGCTGATGAGCGGCCTCGATTACGAGCGCACCGTGCTCGCCGGAATCCAGCTCGGCATCATGCAGGCGTGCCTGGACGTGGTCATCCCGTTCGTTCGAGTGCGCAAGCAGTTCGGCAAGCCGATTGGCAGCTTCCAGCTGATGCAGGCCAAGATCGCCGACATGTATGTCGCGCTCAATTCGGCGCGCGCCTATGTGTACCAAGTGGCCAAGGCATGTGACGCAGGCAAGACCACGCGGTTCGACGCGGCGGGCGCAATTCTGCTCGCCTCCGAAAGCGCCGTGAAGGTCGCGCTGGAAGCGGTGCAGGCGCTGGGCGGCGCGGGCTACACCAAAGATTGGCCGGTGGAGCGCTTCATGCGCGACGCCAAGCTGCTCGACATTGGTGCCGGCACCAACGAGGTGCGGCGGATGCTCATCGGCCGGGAGCTGATCGGCGCCTAA
- a CDS encoding acetyl-CoA C-acyltransferase: MATAASDPVVILSYARTPMGAMQGALADVSATELGATAVKAAVERAGVNGADIDRIYMGCVLPAGLGQAPARQAAIKAGLPTSVQATTVNKVCGSGMQTVIMGSEALAVGNADLIVAGGMESMTNAPYLLKKHRSGARLGHDTAYDHMFLDGLEDAYEEGCAMGTFAQDTANDYQLTRESMDDYAIESLSRAKAAMDNGGFADEIVAVTVKSRAGETVVDKDEAPGRGRPDKIPLLKPAFAKDGTITAATSSSISDGAAAVVLTRESVAQAKGLQPVARIVATAAHAQAPAEFTIAPIGAIHKVLEKAGWKVEDVDLFEVNEAFACVAMFAMKDLGISHDRINVHGGATALGHPIGASGTRIIVTLLNALKQKGLKRGIASLCIGGGEATAVAVELV, encoded by the coding sequence ATGGCCACTGCCGCTTCCGATCCCGTCGTCATCCTCTCCTACGCCCGTACGCCGATGGGTGCCATGCAGGGTGCACTGGCCGATGTGTCCGCCACCGAGCTGGGTGCGACCGCGGTCAAGGCAGCGGTCGAGCGGGCTGGCGTGAACGGCGCGGACATCGACCGCATCTACATGGGCTGCGTGCTCCCGGCCGGGCTCGGCCAGGCGCCGGCGCGTCAGGCGGCGATCAAGGCCGGCCTGCCGACCTCTGTGCAGGCGACCACCGTCAATAAGGTCTGCGGCTCTGGCATGCAGACGGTGATCATGGGTTCCGAGGCGCTTGCCGTTGGCAACGCCGACCTGATCGTCGCTGGCGGCATGGAGTCGATGACCAACGCGCCTTACCTGCTCAAGAAGCACCGGTCGGGCGCTCGGCTCGGCCACGACACCGCTTATGACCACATGTTCCTGGATGGCCTGGAAGATGCCTATGAGGAAGGTTGCGCGATGGGCACTTTCGCGCAGGACACTGCCAACGATTACCAGCTGACCCGCGAGTCGATGGACGACTATGCCATCGAGAGCCTCAGCCGCGCGAAGGCGGCAATGGACAATGGCGGCTTCGCCGACGAGATCGTGGCAGTCACGGTGAAAAGCCGTGCCGGCGAGACGGTGGTCGACAAGGATGAAGCGCCCGGTCGTGGCCGTCCCGACAAGATCCCCCTGCTGAAGCCCGCCTTTGCCAAGGACGGCACCATCACGGCGGCCACAAGCTCTTCCATCTCGGACGGCGCCGCGGCCGTCGTGCTGACGCGTGAGTCGGTGGCGCAGGCGAAGGGCCTGCAGCCAGTGGCCCGCATCGTCGCCACCGCAGCGCACGCCCAAGCCCCGGCCGAGTTCACCATTGCCCCCATCGGCGCCATCCACAAGGTGCTGGAGAAGGCCGGTTGGAAGGTCGAGGATGTCGACCTGTTCGAGGTGAACGAAGCCTTTGCCTGCGTTGCCATGTTCGCGATGAAGGACCTCGGCATCAGTCACGACCGGATCAACGTCCACGGCGGCGCCACCGCGCTCGGTCACCCGATCGGCGCCAGCGGTACGCGGATCATCGTCACGCTGCTCAATGCGCTCAAGCAGAAGGGTCTCAAGCGCGGTATCGCGAGCCTCTGCATCGGCGGCGGCGAGGCGACCGCCGTGGCCGTCGAGCTGGTCTAG
- a CDS encoding SH3 domain-containing protein: protein MLAGVCVALVAAPASAQEKTPPYWASIASGQAMMRTGPGRNFPGVWLYQRRDLPIRVLKIYPNWRYIEDPDGVRGWMLVTLLSDRRTAIVRGNQPRPLYARADESSRLKYKVEPGVIGRVDKCSAGWCRLNVAGDRSGYVHLTDIWGVSDGEAVK, encoded by the coding sequence GTGCTCGCGGGCGTCTGCGTTGCTCTCGTCGCCGCGCCAGCGTCGGCGCAGGAAAAGACGCCGCCTTATTGGGCCTCCATCGCGAGCGGCCAGGCGATGATGCGAACCGGACCTGGTCGAAACTTTCCGGGCGTCTGGCTCTATCAGCGCCGCGACCTGCCCATCCGCGTGCTCAAGATCTATCCAAACTGGCGTTACATCGAGGACCCGGACGGCGTTCGCGGATGGATGCTCGTAACGCTGCTCAGTGACCGGCGCACGGCAATCGTGCGCGGCAATCAGCCGCGACCATTATATGCCAGAGCCGACGAAAGCAGCCGCCTCAAGTACAAGGTGGAGCCCGGTGTGATCGGCCGTGTCGACAAGTGCAGCGCCGGCTGGTGCCGGCTGAATGTCGCGGGTGACCGCAGTGGCTACGTGCACCTTACGGACATCTGGGGCGTGAGCGACGGCGAGGCGGTCAAATGA
- a CDS encoding sterol desaturase family protein, translating to MSLLTYTGLTLCVVLALMLCERRWAASNEETSLRINILAYLLFSASGLILLPLIAPHVANGLVDLASWPFLLGLAAFTILMDLGEFLFHRAQHKIPWLWRMHALHHSDPNMNVATTSRHYWAEPLIKSATIWPLCLVVTSPSPAITTTYAVISIYHYLVHANLRIDFGRWSWLLNSPAYHRRHHSSQPEHFNSNYASLFPIFDVLTGSYHRPTGFPATGLMKTPRSLADIFFWPLRTSER from the coding sequence ATGTCTCTCCTCACCTACACGGGCCTGACGCTGTGCGTCGTGCTGGCGTTGATGCTGTGTGAGCGGCGCTGGGCGGCGTCGAACGAAGAGACATCCCTGCGCATCAACATCCTGGCTTACCTGCTGTTCTCCGCTTCGGGCCTGATTCTGCTGCCACTGATTGCCCCGCACGTGGCGAACGGGCTGGTTGATCTGGCAAGTTGGCCCTTCCTGCTCGGCCTTGCCGCCTTCACCATCCTGATGGATTTGGGCGAGTTCCTCTTCCACCGCGCCCAGCATAAGATTCCCTGGCTGTGGCGTATGCACGCGCTGCATCATTCCGACCCCAATATGAACGTGGCGACCACCTCCCGCCATTATTGGGCGGAGCCGCTGATCAAGTCAGCAACAATCTGGCCGCTCTGCCTGGTGGTGACCAGCCCGAGCCCGGCCATCACGACGACCTATGCCGTCATCAGCATCTACCATTATCTGGTGCACGCGAATCTGCGGATCGACTTTGGCCGCTGGTCGTGGCTGCTGAATAGCCCGGCCTATCACCGCCGCCACCATTCGTCGCAGCCCGAGCATTTCAACTCGAACTACGCCAGCCTCTTCCCGATTTTCGACGTGCTGACCGGCTCCTATCACCGCCCGACCGGCTTTCCGGCGACGGGACTGATGAAGACGCCGCGAAGCCTCGCCGACATCTTCTTCTGGCCCCTGCGCACGAGCGAGCGCTGA
- a CDS encoding nitronate monooxygenase, translating to MFKGLQPIMYGGREVWPLVEGGKGVSATNHASSGAWAAAGGIGTVSAVNADSYDPEGRIVPQVYSGMTRRERHEELIRYAIDGAVAQVRKAYDMASGRGAININVLWEMGGAQHVLHGVLERTKGLVAGVTCGAGMPYKLSEIAAQYGVSYLPIVSSGRAFRALWKRAYSKVAELLSAVVYEDPWLAGGHNGLSNAEDPRAPQDPYPRVAELRAVMREGGIPDTVPIVMAGGVWRLDEWENWIDNPELGAIMFQFGTRPLLTQESPIPVEWKQRLMTLEEGDVLLHKFSPTGFYSSAVRNPFLRNLEGRSERQIAFTKESIGDHAFELDVGIGTKKNYWVTKGDLQHARQWFAEGYTNAMKTPDDTLVFVTPEEEKLIRKDQADCMGCLSQCSFSSWADNEKNSTGRLADPRSFCIQKTLQDIAHGGPVEQNLMFAGHAAFRFKTDPFYSNGFVPTVKQLVDRILTGA from the coding sequence TTGTTCAAGGGCCTTCAGCCCATCATGTACGGCGGCAGGGAAGTTTGGCCGCTGGTCGAAGGCGGCAAGGGTGTTTCCGCCACCAATCACGCGAGCTCCGGTGCCTGGGCTGCGGCCGGCGGAATCGGCACGGTCAGTGCGGTCAACGCCGACAGCTATGATCCCGAAGGCCGCATCGTGCCGCAGGTCTATAGCGGCATGACCCGCCGCGAACGGCATGAGGAACTGATCCGATACGCGATCGACGGAGCCGTCGCGCAGGTCCGCAAGGCCTACGACATGGCGTCGGGCCGCGGGGCCATCAACATCAACGTGCTGTGGGAGATGGGCGGCGCTCAGCATGTCCTCCATGGCGTCCTCGAGCGGACCAAGGGCCTTGTGGCTGGCGTGACCTGCGGCGCCGGCATGCCGTACAAGCTGAGCGAAATCGCCGCGCAATATGGCGTCAGCTACCTGCCCATCGTAAGCTCCGGCCGAGCCTTCCGCGCGCTCTGGAAGCGCGCCTACAGCAAGGTCGCCGAGCTGCTTTCGGCGGTGGTCTATGAAGACCCGTGGCTAGCCGGCGGCCACAACGGCCTCAGCAACGCGGAGGATCCGCGCGCTCCGCAGGATCCTTATCCGCGCGTCGCCGAACTTCGTGCCGTGATGCGTGAAGGTGGTATTCCGGACACGGTTCCGATCGTCATGGCGGGCGGTGTGTGGCGGCTGGACGAGTGGGAAAACTGGATCGACAATCCCGAGCTCGGCGCCATCATGTTCCAGTTCGGCACCCGGCCGCTCCTGACCCAGGAGAGCCCGATCCCGGTGGAATGGAAGCAGCGGCTGATGACCCTCGAGGAGGGCGACGTCCTGCTGCACAAGTTCTCGCCGACCGGCTTTTACTCCTCGGCCGTCCGTAACCCGTTCCTGCGCAACCTGGAGGGCCGCAGCGAGCGGCAGATCGCCTTCACCAAGGAAAGCATCGGTGACCATGCGTTCGAGCTGGACGTCGGCATCGGCACCAAGAAGAATTACTGGGTGACGAAGGGCGACTTGCAGCACGCTCGGCAGTGGTTTGCCGAGGGCTACACCAACGCGATGAAGACGCCGGACGACACGCTCGTCTTCGTCACGCCCGAGGAAGAAAAGCTCATCCGCAAGGATCAGGCCGATTGCATGGGCTGCCTCAGCCAGTGCAGCTTCTCCAGCTGGGCGGACAATGAGAAGAACTCGACCGGGCGGCTCGCAGACCCGCGCAGCTTCTGCATTCAGAAGACACTGCAGGATATCGCGCACGGTGGGCCGGTCGAGCAGAACCTCATGTTCGCCGGCCATGCGGCGTTCCGCTTCAAGACCGACCCGTTCTACTCCAACGGGTTCGTGCCGACGGTGAAGCAGCTGGTCGACCGCATCCTTACCGGCGCCTGA